A DNA window from Canis lupus dingo isolate Sandy chromosome 2, ASM325472v2, whole genome shotgun sequence contains the following coding sequences:
- the ANKRA2 gene encoding ankyrin repeat family A protein 2, which yields MATSANLDIGAQLIVEECPSSYSLTGMPDIKIEHQLDSNAEEGSVQGVAMGMKFILPNRFDMNVCSRFVKSLNEEDSKNIQDQVNSDLEVASVLFKAECNIHTSPSPGIQVRHVYTPSTTKHFSPIKQSTTLTNKHRGNEVSTTPLLANSLSVHQLAAQGEMLYLATRIEQENVINHTDEEGFTPLMWAAAHGQIAVVEFLLQNGADPQLLGKGRESALSLACSKGYTDIVKMLLDCGVDVNEYDWNGGTPLLYAVHGNHVKCVKMLLENGADPTIETDSGYNSMDLAVALGYRSVQQVIESHLLKLLQNIKE from the exons ATGGCTACATCAGCAAATCTGGATATTGGAGCCCAGCTGATAGTGGAAGAGTGTCCCAGCAGTTACAGTCTAACTGGCATGCCGGATATTAAAATAGAACATCAGCTGGACTCAAACGCAGAAGAAGGATCAGTTCAGGGTGTTGCCATGGGAATGAAATTCATATTACCTAACCGATTTGATATGAACGTGTGTTCAAGATTTGTGAAGTCCTTAAATGAAGAGGATAGTAAAAATATTCAAGATCAGGTTAACTCTGACCTGGAAGTGGCATCTGTCCTATTTAAAG cggAATGCAATATCCATACATCTCCTTCTCCGGGAATTCAAGTAAGACATGTCTACACTCCCTCTACAACAAAGCACTTctcacccataaaacaatcaactaCTTTGACCAACAAACACAGAGGAAATGAGGTCTCAACCACACCTCTATTAGCAAATT CCTTATCTGTTCACCAGTTGGCCGCCCAGGGAGAGATGCTCTATCTAGCTACTCGGATTGAACAAG aaaatgttatcAATCACACGGACGAAGAAGGATTTACCCCTCTGATGTGGGCTGCAGCACACGGGCAAATAGCTGTGGTAGAGTTTCTCCTTCAGAAT GGTGCTGATCCCCAGCTTTTAGGAAAAGGTCGAGAAAGTGCACTCTCATTGGCATGTAGTAAAGGCTACACAGATATTGTCAAAATGCTGCTTGATTGTGGAGTTGATGTAAATGAATATGATTGG AATGGAGGGACACCTTTGCTTTATGCTGTACATGGAAATCATGTTAAATGTGTAAAAATGCTTTTAG AAAATGGAGCTGACCCAACAATTGAAACTGACTCTGGGTATAATTCTATGGATTTAGCTGTAGCCTTGGGCTATAGAAGTG TTCAACAGGTTATCGAGTCACATTTACTGAAGCTGCTTCAGAATATCAAGGAGTAG